The nucleotide sequence AAGCAGAGCAGGGGTTCTAGGAACTTTTATTTTCCTGGCCAGCCCACTGCCTGAGAGAGGATTATCTTCTGTTCTGGGCGCAGCTTCATTGCAGAAGCCAGCTTTTCCTTATCCACCATGCCCATCACCACTGTAACCAGGCCTTCTGAAGCGCAATACAGATAGACATTCTGGCTGATGAATCCTGTGTCAGCAGCGGAATAGAAATCATTGGCAGCGCTGTCTTTACCCATGCGGGCTGTGTCCGCCACATAGATCAGGCAGAGCGGGACTGAAGCGACAAAAGGCTGTTTCCCTGCCAGCGGCCGCAGGTCCTGGGATAAAACAGGTGTCAGCTGATTGTTTTTAGGGTCATAGAGATAAAGTCCGGATGCCATGGCGGCGTATATGTCGATTTCCTGCTTGTTCATCGCGCTGGGGGCAGTCCGCTTCCCGTCAGCCCTGTTGATCCCGAAAGCCGCCCAGCACAGGTCTGAGAGCACTTCAATCGTGATTTCAGTGGTGGCAAACGAGCGTTCAGTGTGACGCGCGGAAAGCGCTTCCATCAGGAGCTTGCCATGGTTCAGGCGTGGTTGATTCAGCTTGATCGGCGCCAGGGCTGAGTCAGCCGCAAAAACTGTGATTGCGCAGAACAGTAAAAAAAATGTGATTTTGTTCATGATTCCTCCAGTGGATTTAAATCCCAGTTTACACAACAGTGATTTAGGATTCAATTTGGACCTTGATTCCAGAATGAGGTCTATGTATGCCTGACTTAAATTCTATGATCTGTTAAAATGGAGGAAAAAGCTGAGGTGGAATATGAAACAGATTCTGGTCACAATCAGCGCAGCCCTGCTGATATTTCTGGCATTTTCTCAACAATGTCCAGCCGGAGAAAAAAGCACTTTGGAAGTACTGATGGAAAAAGCTGAAAAAGGTGATAAAGAATCACAGTGCAGTCTAGGCGACATGTATTTCAGAGGTTCAGGAGTACCACAGGATTACAAGCAGGCCCTGCAGTGGATTCAAAAGGCAGCTGAACAGGGAGCGGCTGTGGCACAGTATGATCTTGCTGTCATGTATTACAATGGCCAGGGCGTATCAAAGGATTGCCGGAAAGGCATGGATTGGTTCCAGAAATCCGCTGATCAAGGCAATGCTGATGCCCTGTACAGTCTTGGTTACATGTATCAGGTGGGACTGGGTATAACCCAGGACTACAAGAAAGCTATGCTGTACTATCAGAAATCTGCTGATCAGGGACATGCTGATGCACAATATAACCTTGGCTTAATGTATCAAGATGGCCTGGGAGTCCCTCAAGATTATGGACAGGCAGCAGTCTGGTTCCAGAAAGCAGCTGAACAGGGTAATGCCGATGCACAATACAATCTTGGGACTATGTATGGCAATGCCGGGGGGGTTCCCAGAGATTACAAGCAGGCTGCAAAGTGGTTTAAGAAAGCCGCTGATCAGGGTATTGCCCGGGCCCAGTACAGTTTTGGATTAATCTATGAAACCGGCTTAGACGTACCAAAAGATTACAAGCTGGCTGCAGCCTGGTTCCAGAAAGCCGCTGATCAGGGAGATAGCCAGGCCCAGTACCATCTTGGTGTCATCTATGACACAGGCCGGGGAGTGCCGCAGGATTACAAGAAAGCTGTGGAACTGTATCAGAAAGCCGCTGACCAGGGTGTGGCTGAGGCTCAATACAATCTTGGGGGATTGTATGCCGAAGGGGCTGGAGTGCCGAAAGACTGTGTGAAGGCTCACTTCTGGTTTAATCTGGCCACTGCTTCAGGACTGGGAGAAGCAAGAAAAAAACGGGAAGCTCTGGCAGAAAAAATGACACCTGCACAGATTGCTGAAGCCAAAAAAATGGCGGCTGAGTGGATCGAGAAACATCAGAGTAAGGCTGCAGGACTTTGAGCAATTTACAGGGATTCTCCAAGGAGCATGGTTTCGAATTCAGCTAGTGAAATATTGAAACCTGCCGGGATGTCTTCGCCTGTGAAGTCGAATCTGGCCCTGACTTCGAATTCAGCCCCCCTGGAAATGTTCAAGGTGCATTCAAATTCTCTGCCTTGATGATCAGGAATGTATTTATCCCTCAGGATGTTTAAAATTCTTAAAAGGAATTCCCTGAATTCAGGATTACGGGATTTGTAAAAATCACCCCTGTAATCCTGAGACCTTGCCGGGCCGACTATCATCCCGTCCAGGGATGGGGAATAGATGAAGGAAATGCTTTTCTGTTCAGCGCTCTTGATTACATTCCGGATCACCAGCTGGTCCTGATCAGAATAAAGCCCTGACAGCAGGTCCGCTCTCAGGCATGTCCCGAGTTCGCTCCACAAGCCGGCTGTCTCTGAAGCTGAAACAATACTGGTGAAAACGATACAGACGAACAGGACTGATACAATCTTTTTCACTCTTCCCCCTTTTGCACATAATCCAATACTTCTGCCGGCATGTAAAGCATCAATTTGCATCAATCAATATCATTTGCTTTTCTCCGGTCAGGCCCATTGTGTATCATGGAAATTATCGGCAATTTTAGAGAAAAATGAAGAAGGAATCATTATTAAGTCTAACCTGTTATCATGGTCAATATCCAGATCATGCGGACATTCACCAGGCTGCGGGAAATCCTAGACACGAACAGGGGACTTCAGATTAATCCAGAAATATTTTATTAAACCCCAGGATTGAGTAAACTAAACTTCTGAACAAACAGTTAATGAGGAGAAATCATGGCGAAAAAAGCAGTACAGCCCCAGTTTGTCGAAATCGAGCAGCCGTTCGAAAACGGACCTCCTGCCGTTCACTGTCCAGTCTGCGGGAAGAGCATTGCCGGAGATAGAAAGGAAAGGGTAAAGCCCAGCCACTGCTGCCACCTGGTTTTCATTTTTGACGGAGGTACAGGCGGCTTCGGGTACATGTCCGCGGATTTCAGGAAACGGGTAGACAGCATGGATCTGGACAAGCATCAGGATGATTCGTTCCAGGAATTTCTGAAAAACGCCGGATACGGGAATCAGCTGCTGGCCATGCAGATCACTTACGGCATTTCCGGCCGCAATGCGGCCTGGCATACCGACGTCTACGGATTCGACTTCAGCGTTCCGGTCAAGGACGGGAAGAAAAAGAAATAGGCTCTAATAATAATCATCTCAATGGATCGATACCAGGACACTGCATCAGGCTGTGAAAAGGAACCTGAAAAGGTTTCCGTCTGACTTCATGTTTCAGTTGAGGGACAACGATATCGGACACTTGAAATCACAAATTGTGATTCCAAGTTAGGGAGGCACACGATCAAAGGCTTATGTATTCAAGAAACTAGGGGTGCTTTCCTTTTTAAACTCAGTAAAATTGCGCAAAGAAAAATTATCATATGATAATATTATTGATAATATATATCATATGATATATAATTAACTTGTGAGCGGTAAAATTAGTCTCAACACTTTGAAATTGCAGAAAATAAGGCAAGCCGTCGTCGATTTTTTGAGTGAGCTGAAGGAAGTCATAGACACAGGAAAATTCTATCTGATTGACAGGGACAAAAATCTGAAATTCGCAGCTGAACTTGGAATTACCAGAGAAATGATAAAAAGTACTGTCCGGGAACTTGAAGCTGAAAATTACTACCAGGGACCGACCCCTGATCGGGACAAACCGGGTGAAGTGTGGGAGTTTGGGAAAGAGTTGATGGGAAGAGAAATATATATAAAAGTGAAAATTGTGCAAGGACAATGCAAAGTAATCTGCATCTCTTTCCATGAAGCAGAGAGCGGAATGACTTATCCATTACGATAAGGCTTGATCCGCCGAAAAACTGGAGGCTTTCGATGAACAAAATTTTAAACTTCTGCCCTTATTGTGAAGATGAACGCGAGGTTGAGAGGATCACTAAAACCGAGACTTTCAAAATTCGAAATGAAGCTATTCAAGTAAAAACCAAGCTTCTGAAATGTAAAAAATGTCATGAGGAATTTGAAGATCCTGAATCCAAAGAAGATTGCCTGAAAATGGCTTATGAGATCTACCGGGAGAAATTCAAATGGATGAAACCTGAAGAAATCCGGAAATTGAGAAAAGAGTATGACTTGACTCAAAAAGAGCTTGCTTCATTGCTTGGTTTTGGTGAGGTTACTTTAAGTAGATATGAAAATGGAGCATTACAGGACGAAACACATGATCAGGTATTGAAACTGGCGCAAAATCCGGAAAATCTGATCCGGCTTATGGAAACCAATTCAAGCATTGCCGAAAAAAGAAAACGTGAACTGCTTTGTATATGGAAAAATAAATTTTCTTCAGGAAGCTGGCAAAAAATACTGAACAGTCACCTGGGGAATTTTCCGCCTGATTATACTAACGGAAACAGAAGTCATGATTTCAGCAGAATGGAAAATGCTATTCTGTTTCTATGCTCAGGGAAAGGAATGCTGAAAACAATACTCAATAAAGCTCTTTTTTATTCTGATTTTCTGAATTTTAAAAAATACAATCTCTCAATCACAGGTTCCAGATACGTCAAACTCCAGTTTGGCCCAGTTCCGGATGATTACGAATTTATTTATGCTGTTGCTATACATGATGGGATTCTCAAGGTAAAAGAAATTGATTTTTCCGGCAGCTGCATTGGGGAGGTTTATACTTCAGCTAAAAATCCCGACATATCAATGTTCAGCCCCGAAGAGTTGGAAGTAATGGCAACTGTAAAAAAGAAGATTACAGCAATGTCCGCAACAAAAGCGAGCGAGTTGTCCCACCAGGAAGAAGCCTATTTGAAAACCGCTGAGAAAGAGTATATTTCGTATGAGTTTTCGAAGGTGTTGAAGTTTATGAAGTGAACCATGAGTGGGGTCATCGATGGATAAACTTTCAAAAGAGCAAGCTGTTAATTGGTGGATTTACCATAGTTTTTTACATTTTGTTGCAGGTAAAGCTTTAGAAGAAATAGATGATGTTTCTCCAATAAATTCACATTTTGAGCCTTATTTTTGTTATATGGGAATTGAACTTTTGTGTAAAGCTTTCATCATTGCAGAAAACAGTGCAAGTTTCTCGAGTTTAGAATTTGAAAAAGCTAAAACAAAAATTGACGAAATAGCAAAAGATATCAGTCACAAAATTGAGAAAGTAATTAAAAAAATTGGAATCGATAATCCGAATTGTGATATCCCATCTATCTTGAAAACAAAGTATGACAATTTATCAGGAGAAGAAGCATTGACATGCTTGGAAGCAGCTTATATTGAAACAAGATATCCAGTTCCTATTGGAATCCATAAAAAGTTTCCGCTCACAATTAATATTTATCATGATCCTCTGAATTGCAGTGCTATAATTGATTTTTCTTATGCACTAGGCAGGGCCTTGTTATTTTTAATCAAAGAAAAACATCATATCTTTTTTGATGAAACAATAATGGGAAATTCAGTATTGAGTTCTGGTCAATGGAGACGTTTCGTCAATTTGTTTTTCGTTTCTAAATCAAGCGATTACTTTAAATCTGATGTGCAAAGGCAATATATTGAGAAACCAATTAAACATCCGAGATATAAATCCGGGGATGTTATTAAAATCTCAAGAAAGCCTTAGCGTTAGTTTACCCTCATTCACATGCTGGAGACAGCATGTGAAAAATGAACAACCAGCTTGGATGTGAAATTTAACTTCCGGGTTGTTTGACCGAACAATAAAGAATGTGAGATACTAATTCTGCAGCCGGGCGCTGGCTGCCGGGGGTTCATGAACATCAGCTCACAATCATCCGCATCAGGTAACTCCCTATCAATGAAATCAAAGGAAGCAACATGACCATTGCAATCAGCGTGAAAGTCAATGATGGTCTTGTTTTAGCTACCGATAGTGCTTCCACACTCGTAGCTCAGGAAGCGGATGGTAAACAAGGCGTAGTCAATGTTTATAATAATGCCAATAAGTTGTTTAATCTGAAAAAAGGGCATCCGATCGGAATTATCACGTGGGGCGCGGGTAGTATGGGATTATCATCAATTTCCACAATTATCAAGGATTACCGGAAAACCTTAGAATTAAAAGAGAATTATACGATAGAAGAAATTGCCAACCATTTCAATAAATTCATCTGCGATTTATATGAGAAAGAATTTAATACCTGGCTTCTAAAACCATTGATTGGATTCACAATTGCAGGTTATTCCAGTGGA is from Candidatus Wallbacteria bacterium and encodes:
- a CDS encoding SagB/ThcOx family dehydrogenase — protein: MNKITFFLLFCAITVFAADSALAPIKLNQPRLNHGKLLMEALSARHTERSFATTEITIEVLSDLCWAAFGINRADGKRTAPSAMNKQEIDIYAAMASGLYLYDPKNNQLTPVLSQDLRPLAGKQPFVASVPLCLIYVADTARMGKDSAANDFYSAADTGFISQNVYLYCASEGLVTVVMGMVDKEKLASAMKLRPEQKIILSQAVGWPGK
- a CDS encoding SEL1-like repeat protein, which encodes MKQILVTISAALLIFLAFSQQCPAGEKSTLEVLMEKAEKGDKESQCSLGDMYFRGSGVPQDYKQALQWIQKAAEQGAAVAQYDLAVMYYNGQGVSKDCRKGMDWFQKSADQGNADALYSLGYMYQVGLGITQDYKKAMLYYQKSADQGHADAQYNLGLMYQDGLGVPQDYGQAAVWFQKAAEQGNADAQYNLGTMYGNAGGVPRDYKQAAKWFKKAADQGIARAQYSFGLIYETGLDVPKDYKLAAAWFQKAADQGDSQAQYHLGVIYDTGRGVPQDYKKAVELYQKAADQGVAEAQYNLGGLYAEGAGVPKDCVKAHFWFNLATASGLGEARKKREALAEKMTPAQIAEAKKMAAEWIEKHQSKAAGL
- a CDS encoding type II toxin-antitoxin system MqsR family toxin, whose product is MSGKISLNTLKLQKIRQAVVDFLSELKEVIDTGKFYLIDRDKNLKFAAELGITREMIKSTVRELEAENYYQGPTPDRDKPGEVWEFGKELMGREIYIKVKIVQGQCKVICISFHEAESGMTYPLR
- a CDS encoding DUF4065 domain-containing protein; amino-acid sequence: MNKILNFCPYCEDEREVERITKTETFKIRNEAIQVKTKLLKCKKCHEEFEDPESKEDCLKMAYEIYREKFKWMKPEEIRKLRKEYDLTQKELASLLGFGEVTLSRYENGALQDETHDQVLKLAQNPENLIRLMETNSSIAEKRKRELLCIWKNKFSSGSWQKILNSHLGNFPPDYTNGNRSHDFSRMENAILFLCSGKGMLKTILNKALFYSDFLNFKKYNLSITGSRYVKLQFGPVPDDYEFIYAVAIHDGILKVKEIDFSGSCIGEVYTSAKNPDISMFSPEELEVMATVKKKITAMSATKASELSHQEEAYLKTAEKEYISYEFSKVLKFMK